A portion of the Oncorhynchus gorbuscha isolate QuinsamMale2020 ecotype Even-year linkage group LG07, OgorEven_v1.0, whole genome shotgun sequence genome contains these proteins:
- the LOC124039111 gene encoding polyhomeotic-like protein 2: protein MEVEEEKQRERMEVEEEKQRERMEVEEQERGQKDAMKGEEGTTIDPQLNPDPATQNPPSEPPINIQRPSDRPIEQSPDLPHVDQEDLCENMFNQSDNQSVLSSLSSQSPPASPILTLSSDLPPPLLPVSPSHPESLSLSQSRPETFSLLERKPWSQRVWPEGGRRVLTHLVEGFIIQEGLQAFPVNRSSLLLGGQEAISQNGNIEGAELLPLTDTPEPPEHSSESEQERVATSDPLTGPRERHRGVLHCESCGKRGHAHSFHRSKRYCSTSCARRYNVGLSKRLRALSAGSQPEGRRSEINKVESVPGKPLLLRLPREIWRAHRRDNEEEEGHAVPTAARLERRAARTARRASEPAMTHGNSTVTSSDSLPAQWSVEQVWDFIHTLPGCVEVAEAFRVQEIDGQALLLLTEDHLMTSMNIKLGPALKICAHINTLRHR, encoded by the exons atggaagtagaggaggaaaagcagagagagaggatggaagtagaggaggaaaagcagagagagaggatggaagtagAGGAGCAGGAGCGGGGACAGAAAGATgcaatgaaaggagaggaggggactaCAATAGACCCACAGCTCAATCCAGACCCGGCTACTCAGAACCCTCCCTCAGAACCCCCCATAAACATCCAAAGACCATCAGACCGTCCCATAGAGCAATCCCCAGACCTCCCCCATGTGGACCAAGAGGACCTCTGTGAGAACATGTTCAATCAGTCTGACAACCAATCAG TCTTGTCCAGTCTttcctctcagtctccccctgcctcacccATCCTCACCCTTTCATCtgatctcccccctcctctcctgcctgttAGCCCTTCCCACCCAGAGAGCCTCAGCCTATCACAGAGCCGCCCTGAGACCTTCAGCCTATTGGAGCGCAAGCCTTGGTCACAGAGGGTCTGGCCAGAGGGCGGGAGGCGTGTCTTAACTCACCTGGTGGAGGGCTTCATCATACAGGAGGGGCTGCAGGCATTCCcg GTGAACCGCTCGTCTCTGTTGTTGGGAGGGCAGGAGGCTATCTCCCAGAATGGAAACATAGAGGGGGCCGAGTTATTACCGTTGACAGACACACCAGAGCCACCGGAACATTCCAGCGAATCAGAACAAGAGCGTGTGGCTACAAGTGACCCGCTCACAG GtcccagagagagacataggggagTGTTACATTGCGAGTCTTGTGGGAAGAGAGGCCACGCCCACTCCTTCCATCGCTCCAAGCGATACTGCTCCACTTCCTGTGCCCGCAG gtatAATGTAGGGCTGTCCAAGCGTCTGCGTGCCCTGAGTGCTGGCAGCCAGCCAGAGGGGCGACGCTCTGAGATAAACAAGGTGGAGTCTGTGCCTGGGAAGCCTCTCTTACTGCGACTG CCCCGTGAAATATGGAGAGCCCATCGCCGTGACAACGAAGAGGAGGAGGGGCATGCTGTTCCCACGGCAGCCAGGCTGGAGCGCCGAGCGGCACGGACGGCGAGGAGGGCCTCAGAGCCAGCGATGACCCATGGTAACTCCACTGTGACCTCTAGTGACTCCCTACCTGCACAGTGGAGCGTCGAGCAAGTCTGGGACTttatacacacactgccag GGTGTGTCGAGGTTGCGGAGGCGTTCCGTGTTCAGGAGATAGACGGCCAGGCTCTGCTACTGCTCACTGAGGACCACCTGATGACCAGCATGAACATCAAATTGGGACCAGCTCTCAAGATCTGTGCCCACATCAACACACTcagacacagatag